TCCGATACTCGGGGTTCCGCTGCGGTATTTGCAAAGAAAAACGACATCGACGACGGGAAACCCGTCGTCCGTGGAAAATGCGACGCTTTCGATGTATTCCGTCTCGTCTTCGATCTCGACCGTGACCTCCTCCAGGATTTCACGGCGCAGCGTGGTTTCCAGGATGTCGTCTTGATCCGGATTCCCGAAAAATTCAACTTTCCCGCCGACCAACGTGAGGGCCCCAGGAGCATGGCTTTCCGCTTCTCCGCGAACAACCAGCAGGTAACGACCTTCTTTGAAAATG
This sequence is a window from Anaerolineales bacterium. Protein-coding genes within it:
- a CDS encoding NUDIX domain-containing protein, producing the protein MDSYRHIVNVEGAIFKEGRYLLVVRGEAESHAPGALTLVGGKVEFFGNPDQDDILETTLRREILEEVTVEIEDETEYIESVAFSTDDGFPVVDVVFLCKYRSGTPSIGDAGEVAGLHWMTPQEIMNSSEVPEWTRRSIEKAENKRIQLGW